Genomic segment of Mesotoga sp. BH458_6_3_2_1:
ACTTTTCGGGAACTTAGGATTCAAGGCTCTTGGAGGTCCCGGGTCCTTGTCCGCCATCTTTGCTCTACCCTTTCTCTAAGAGACCGCAAAGCAGGTTTATTGGGGCAGACTCCAGGGGACTACAGCGTATGGTTATTCTGAAAATGCCACAATCTGTCATGCTAAACTTGATTCAGCATCTCGTGCTCTTGGTTTTTGTTCTTCCTCACGCGATGCATGAAGCTATGAAGTAATTAGGTGTGGAAAAAGATGTGCGACTTGTCTCAATCCAATGCACAAAAAACCGGTTCTGTCTCGGATTTTCCGGATTCTAATGGTCACTGATTTTCAGTCACTGATTCTCTGGTTTCATAGAGAAAGAGAGACCGCAACGAATCAGTTCTCGAAATCATCTAGACTAACTAAGGTCTTAGTTTCCCCATTGGTCTGTTGTGTCTACAGTTCTATTCAAACTTTCGGTCATGATCAGGATCAAGAGAGCAAACACTGCAAGGTACACTGGGTAGAATCCAATACTCAAATTGCTTGCAACTAGCCCAAACAATGGAGGCATGAAAGTAGTACCTGAGTATGCGCTCGCCATCTGGATTCCAATGATGGCCTGGGAGTTCTCCTTTCCGAAGTTCGACGGCGTTGCGTGAATTATGGAAGGATATATAGGCGCACAACCTAAACCGATTACAATCAGGCCCACTAAAGCTATTTCTGTTCTAAGTGGGATACCCACCATCACTACGCCAACTATCATGACTGCAATCCCGTAACGTATCAGTTTTCTGTCTCCAAATCTGTCTGCAACGAAGCCGTTCAGGAACCTACCTAAAGTTATCCCCATATAGAAGAGCGATGCGAACATTGCTGCAGTCTCCACATCAACTCCACGATACTCGACGAGATAAGTACTTGCCCAGAGTCCCGTAGTTGTTTCAAGGGCGCAGTATCCGAAAAATGCAATCAATACAGAAGGGACACCCTTGATCTTTACTGCTTGAGTAATGGTAAGCGGTTTCGAAGAGGTTTTTCCAGAATCTCCAAAATCCATTTTCCCGTTCTTCCATTTCTGCAAAGTGGCAAATAGAATTATCGTCAACACAATCTGAATAACTGAAACCGTTGCATACCCTCCGCGCCAACCAAGCTTTGTTCCAAGGGAAAAGCTCATGATATAGGGACTGATAGAGGCCCCAACACCCCAGAATGAATGAAGCCAGCTCATATGTCTCGAAGCGTAATGCAAGGCAACATAATTGTTGAGAGCCGCATCGATCGCTCCGGCACCGAGGCCATAAGGCACCGCGAAGAGGCAGATTACCACGAAAGACCTCGACAAGGAAAATCCAAGAAGAGCCATCGCAGTCATTGCAACGCTTATAGAAGTGACGAGTCCCGTTCCCAGTTTTCGCGTCAGTCGGTCTGACATGAGACTGGCAGCAATCGTACCTCCTGAAATAATCATGGAGACCATACCCGCAAACGATAATGGAACGTTGAATGAATCCTTCATAGCAGGCCATGCGGAGCCCAGCAGAGAATCTGGCAAGCCAAGACTAATGAATGCAATGTAGATAATAACCAGCAAGAGTGAAAACATGTGCAACCTCTCAAACTCGGTCGATTCATTTAACAATACTTCGCCGGTGTTTTGCGAAGGATTCGCTACTATGAAGAAACCGGGGTGGTCGATTCCTGATTCATTTAACTGAATTTAAATCAAAAACTGTGGAAACCATTATGGGTAGTGCCTTTTTGTTACCACGACTTACACGTTCATCCATAAATTATTATATCGCAATTTCGCACTCTAGAGTGGCAATACAGAACCGAATTCCATCCTTGTGCTGCACAGTTCATAATGCAGCCTCATGTCCTTTCTGAAATAGAATTTGAGAGCTGATTCTCATATTAAGCGCAAAATTAAGGGAGGGCAATGCCCTCCCATTAACTAGTTTTCTGTTTTCAATTAATCGAGCAGGTCTAGAACGTCCTGAGGAAGCTCGCCTATTGCTTCGAGATTTGTCTTGTTGTACACATCCACCAGGTTAGCCTTCACTACCGGGTACACTCTGCTCACGAAGTAACCCTGAGCGATGTCGGTATTGCCGAGATACCACTTGATGGCAGCGTTGACTGAATTCTCTCCCATTTCAATACAGTCAGCCTCTGCGGCTCCAATGATCGGATTCTCTGGGTCAGCAATGTACTGAGCTCCAGCCTTTCCCCCCAAGTCAGGTGCTGCCACAATGACCTCACCAAGTCTGCCTAGAGAAAGAACTGCTTCTGCCGCGCCAGTGGCAACTCCCATCATCCAGGTTCCCCACATGGCATCTATTTCGGGATACTTCTGCAGTAGACCAATAGCCAGATCAAAAGACTGAGACGGATCTGTGAATCCTGCTTTGCCAACTACTTTGATATCAGGATACTTTGCGAATGTATCTTCCGCGCCCTTCAGTCTCATAACGTTTGTCCACTGTTCTAGAGCAAAGTAGATAAGACCGACTTCTCCCTTGTAACCCATGGAGTAAGCAAGGATTTCTGCCGCTGCAGCACCCTGGCCATAACCATCGGCATCAACGAGACCAACATAGTACTCTTCGTTCTCAAGTCCTGCAGGGGTTGTCCAGTTGTGAAGCTGAGGAACGCCTGCTTTGGCAAGTTCGACGAACGAGGGCCCTAATGTAACTGCTTCCCAGGCTTGCGCAACGACGAAACCAATCTCATCGGCCTTCCCTGCGAGTGTAGTTACCTGGTCGATCTGATCAGCTATTGAGTTGGATCCCATGAAGCTTATCTCGGGTTTGCCTATAGAGGCCAGAACCTTGTTCATACCAAATCTGTTAAGGGTCTCTGTCATGTCCAAGCTAGCACCCATGAAGTAATATTGACCGAGATCGAGCGACTTTGCTTTCTCGATTTCTTCTGCAGTCAGCTCTAGGTCTCCGGCTCCCCTTACTTCTTCACCACTTGGACCTGCCGGAGTCCAGACCTGATGGAACTGCTTCTCCATCAACTGAATGAGTTCTAGCGGGACCTCTCTGAACTTCTCTGCTGCTAGGGCTGCTGACCCGGCAACAATTAAGAAAGCTACTAACAAAACAATTGCTAAGCTCTTTCTCAACATCTTTACACCTCCATTAGATAGTTTGGTGCTTTTTACCTCCCAAAGAAACTTGTCTCGATTGGGTTCCCAAGTCTGTCGAAGATTCCAAGCAAAACAGGCTTGTGACTCTGAATACCTTTGACGATTGCTACATTTGCTCTGGAGACAAACACCTGATTCCGTAGACCGTAGATTACGGAATCTCCCACGGAGAACTCGACTTCTCTGTTTCCATACAGAGTCCCGTAGTAATCAATATAGCTGGACCTCTCGGCAAGGATCTTTCTCCGAAGTATTGAATCCACATTGTCTCCCGAAAGTGCATTAAGCCTGTGATTATGATAGAGCGTTGACCAAATACCCATTGGTGAGTCACCGCTCATTAGACCTCCTCCGATTGCGTAAGCGTTATCACCATTAACATGCGAAATCTCTGATAAATACAGCCAGGCAGGTTTCTCGGGTAGATCCTCGAATGCGTGCCATGGAGTCGTGCCAGTGAACGCATTTCCGGGTTCTACATGGGTTACACCAAGTTCTCTGAACTGGTCCATCATCTGTGCCGAACTGTCTCCGGGCGCGTTTATCTGTGTTATTCTTAACCCTAATTCCTTCTCCAGAGTTTCAGCTGTGCGCTTTAGGGTGAACAGATTTGGCATGGGCATCGTCTTTCTCGCTTTCACGTCAAATCTGAAGCAAGGAAAGCTTACAACTCCGACAACTTTTACCGACGGGAGCTCGCAGATTTTGCCGACAGTTTCGAGTAGATCTTCTTCTTCTATACCTCCGAACTGAAATGGATAGAAGAAGTCTCCCTTACCCACAACTCTTATGAGCAAGTTCTGAACTATTCCCAGATCCTTTGCCACTTCAGAAATCTGTAAAGCCTTCTCATAGGAAAACACAGTTATAACTTCAGGGGCCATTGAAGAGAGCACATATCTTATTGATGCTTTGGGAATTTGAACAAGATGACCTATGTGTCCCACTCTGATCCCGTTTTTCTGCAAACAAATACCGTCTTCAAGATCCACGGCAACAGCCTTGTCAATACCCACGTTGTTAAGTGTCCGACAGATTTCCGGATTCCTTCCAAATTGCTTAGTCATGAAGTACAGATGAATTCCTCTTCCAGCGGCAGCGTCAAGAATTTTGACCGCGTTTTCTTCAACCATATCGAGATCAACAACGACAGAGTTTGCAGGTAGTTCATTTCTTTGATGCATAGAGACTGCCGTTTGTATGAGCGAGGGATTACGTCTGACGATAGTGTCAAGAAAATCCATATTTCACCTCATTCCTAAATGATGCTAGTCACGGTTCATATTCTGCAGGTATCTGACTGAAAGAGCAGATATCAAAATTACACCCATAAAAATGTCACGGTATGCCGGCTCCAAACCAATCAAAGTGACTCCGTTCGTAATGATAGTTAGGACAAATGCTGCCAGCAATGTTTTGAAGGCAGACCCCTGCCCTCCGGTAAGTGCAGCTCCAGCCAGGATGGGTGCAGAAATGGCGGGCATCAGATAGCTAGTCCCCATTGCAGGGCGAGCGGATGTTGCTCTGCTACCCAATATGAATCCGGCGATACCAGCAAGAATTGCGCTGGTAACAAAGAGAGAGATCTTCACTCTATCTGTAGGAATGCCCATGAGGCGTGCCGAACTCTGATTTCCACCAGTTGCATAAACCCATTTTCCGAATCTCGTTCTTGTCAGAACAAACCAGATGACTATTGCTATTCCGATCATCCAGTAGACCGCTGAGGCAATGTTCGCAAACGGTCTCCCAAAGAACATGTTAATGAAGCTCTTGTCCCTGATTATGATCGTTCTGTAGTCACAAAGAATCATAACTAAGCCGCCTATTGCCACTTGAGTACCCAATGTGACAAGGAAGGATGGTATCTTCAGCTTCACGGCAAAGAACGCATTGATTAGCCCCACAGCTGTTGCAGCAAGTACACCAAATGCAATTGAAACAAACGTATTCATGTGTGCAGTGCTGCTTATCGCAACAACAGCGGCAGAAAGCTCCAGAACAGACGTGAATGAAATGTCCATTTCACCAGCTATCAGGAGAAAATTCACGCCAAGTGAAAGAATTCCAAGAATACTCATCGTCTCCAACAGAATCCTGAAATTATTCACCGAAAAGAATCTTGGTTCAAGAATTGAGAACACAACAATCAGAACAACCGCAGCAAGCAGAAGAACAAA
This window contains:
- a CDS encoding ABC transporter permease, producing MNYKNLLKRSTANIELFVLLLAAVVLIVVFSILEPRFFSVNNFRILLETMSILGILSLGVNFLLIAGEMDISFTSVLELSAAVVAISSTAHMNTFVSIAFGVLAATAVGLINAFFAVKLKIPSFLVTLGTQVAIGGLVMILCDYRTIIIRDKSFINMFFGRPFANIASAVYWMIGIAIVIWFVLTRTRFGKWVYATGGNQSSARLMGIPTDRVKISLFVTSAILAGIAGFILGSRATSARPAMGTSYLMPAISAPILAGAALTGGQGSAFKTLLAAFVLTIITNGVTLIGLEPAYRDIFMGVILISALSVRYLQNMNRD
- a CDS encoding alanine racemase encodes the protein MDFLDTIVRRNPSLIQTAVSMHQRNELPANSVVVDLDMVEENAVKILDAAAGRGIHLYFMTKQFGRNPEICRTLNNVGIDKAVAVDLEDGICLQKNGIRVGHIGHLVQIPKASIRYVLSSMAPEVITVFSYEKALQISEVAKDLGIVQNLLIRVVGKGDFFYPFQFGGIEEEDLLETVGKICELPSVKVVGVVSFPCFRFDVKARKTMPMPNLFTLKRTAETLEKELGLRITQINAPGDSSAQMMDQFRELGVTHVEPGNAFTGTTPWHAFEDLPEKPAWLYLSEISHVNGDNAYAIGGGLMSGDSPMGIWSTLYHNHRLNALSGDNVDSILRRKILAERSSYIDYYGTLYGNREVEFSVGDSVIYGLRNQVFVSRANVAIVKGIQSHKPVLLGIFDRLGNPIETSFFGR
- a CDS encoding sugar MFS transporter; its protein translation is MFSLLLVIIYIAFISLGLPDSLLGSAWPAMKDSFNVPLSFAGMVSMIISGGTIAASLMSDRLTRKLGTGLVTSISVAMTAMALLGFSLSRSFVVICLFAVPYGLGAGAIDAALNNYVALHYASRHMSWLHSFWGVGASISPYIMSFSLGTKLGWRGGYATVSVIQIVLTIILFATLQKWKNGKMDFGDSGKTSSKPLTITQAVKIKGVPSVLIAFFGYCALETTTGLWASTYLVEYRGVDVETAAMFASLFYMGITLGRFLNGFVADRFGDRKLIRYGIAVMIVGVVMVGIPLRTEIALVGLIVIGLGCAPIYPSIIHATPSNFGKENSQAIIGIQMASAYSGTTFMPPLFGLVASNLSIGFYPVYLAVFALLILIMTESLNRTVDTTDQWGN
- a CDS encoding substrate-binding domain-containing protein, with the protein product MLRKSLAIVLLVAFLIVAGSAALAAEKFREVPLELIQLMEKQFHQVWTPAGPSGEEVRGAGDLELTAEEIEKAKSLDLGQYYFMGASLDMTETLNRFGMNKVLASIGKPEISFMGSNSIADQIDQVTTLAGKADEIGFVVAQAWEAVTLGPSFVELAKAGVPQLHNWTTPAGLENEEYYVGLVDADGYGQGAAAAEILAYSMGYKGEVGLIYFALEQWTNVMRLKGAEDTFAKYPDIKVVGKAGFTDPSQSFDLAIGLLQKYPEIDAMWGTWMMGVATGAAEAVLSLGRLGEVIVAAPDLGGKAGAQYIADPENPIIGAAEADCIEMGENSVNAAIKWYLGNTDIAQGYFVSRVYPVVKANLVDVYNKTNLEAIGELPQDVLDLLD